Genomic segment of Paenibacillus polymyxa:
CCTCTTGAAAAGTAGCTCCCAGCCCTTTATATTCGATGTACATCCAAGTTTTTGAATACACCGATGAGGTTGGTTGGAATTGTAAAGGAGATGCGCGCATGCTTTTGAAGCCAATCGGCTTTTTGCTTTTCTCCACGCTTGAGGGAGTAGCTGTTTTTGCGCTGATTTTGAGTATTTTTAAAGTTAAAATGACCCCTTATCTTTGGCAGGCCATTTTTGTTAACCTGATTATGAATATGCAAAGTTATATGCTCCGAGAGGAGTTTTCCCTTTCGTATTTGGTGCCTGTCGTAAATATGCTGCTTTTTATTTTTTTACTCGCTACGGTCGTGAAGATTCCGATTGTGTGGTCCGGTATTATGACGGTTACAGGTTATTTTGCATATGCCGTTGTTCAGTCGGTATTCTTAAAAGTCATGTTCGGCAACCTTCCGGTTTCTGAGCTGCAGGATGGGTCCTTGAAGGGCTATCTGCTACAAGTGGTAAGCGCGGCAGTAGGACTGCTTATTTCATTGATGTTGTATCGAAAAGGGATCGGCTTTTCCCCTAATTTCAAGAAGCTTAAGTTCAAAGAGGAATATGGCATTGTCATCACGCTGATTATCCTGTCTCTCATTTCAACTTCTATTGTGCTCTACTATAACGAGGTATGGTTAAGTATGATATTTTTTGCACTGGTTTCGGGATTTTTCATCTATTATGCAATCGGAAAGGAATACCGGGATGATTGAAGCGATGGCTTTCAAACTTGCTAACCAGATCAAACGTACTGTGCCTGATCATCCAGCCTCTGTCGCGGTACTTAAATACGCACTTGCTCTCATTCTGAATGCGTCCATGATCATCGTGTTAACACTATTCGCCTCAATCTTCACGGGACGGATGGTAGAAGCTGTAACGATTCTCATCGCTTTCGCCCTACTGCGCCAAATATCAGGAGGCATTCATTTGAAAACGGGCATGGCATGTGTGTTGGTGACCTCAGCAGCTTTTACTTACATATCCTGCATTGCCTTAAATAGTTGGTGGACAAACCTGTTTACCGGAGTGGCCCTAATGCTTGTTTTATGCTTTGCCCCATCCAGGATTGAAAAGCAGTCGCGTATCCCAGCTCGTTTTTACCCTCTCCTGCGACTGTTATCCTCCATACTTGTGTGTACTAATTTTGTAATCGGTTCTTCTGTAGTGGCTGTAGCTTTTTTCGTCCAGAGCCTGACATTGATTCGGGGAAGGAGGTGAAGAGGAATGGTGAGAAAAATAGTATATGGTATAGCGACATCGCTGTCTATGTTTGCAGCATTTGCTGTATCGGTAGCGAGCTATGTGTATGTTTATCAAGGCGATATCCCAGAAGAGCTGCTTAAATGAGCAAATCCTAGAATAGAAAAAATGATACATAAAGCTGCTATGGGGCAGCTTCTTTTTATGCAAAAAAATCAGGCGCTCCATGAAAGAAGCGCCCGAATGGGAGAGGAGAAACCGGACGAAGAGCTTATGGGGAAACGTAAGTCTTCTCCGCGGTTGTCTACGACATTGGTTGAATGCCGATATCCTAAGGATGCCCAGGGAATGGTTTTTTATACCTGCCTCATCCTAAGTTTTTCAAACGGCGGTGCATGTGGTACGATAGCGTCATAATCTTATATGGTTATGAACACATATAGAAAATAGGTGAGTTTCAGCGTGAGAGTGGTATCGGGTAGTGCCAAAGGAAGGCCGTTAAAGGCAGTTCCCGGCACAGGGACGCGACCGACCACGGATAAGGTCAAGGAAGCGCTATTTAGCATGATAGGTCCTTATTTTGATGGGGGAGTCGCACTTGATCTGTTTGCTGGTGGTGGTGGCCTGGGTATAGAGGCGCTTAGCCGGGGAATGGACAAGGCTGTTTTTATTGATATGGAATCCAAAAGCATTGATGTCATTAAAGAAAATTTACGAAAAACTGGACTGGAAGGACAGGCTGAAGTGTTCCGCAATGATGCCGGACGAGCGCTCAAGGTGCTGGCAAAACGTGGAGCTCTTTTTGATGCTGTTTTTCTCGATCCACCCTATCGTCTCAAACACGGAGATGAATTAATGAGCCGTATGGCTGAGTTGAACTTGCTTCGTTCAGATGCAATCATCGTGCTGGAGTATGAATCGGGACATGAATATCCGGAAAGCTTCGGACCGTTCGAACAGGTCAGAAAAGCAGTCTATGGTGAAACGGCGTTATCTATTTATCATTTTGCAGCCGATGCTTTGTCGGATGTCGTAGAACATACGGAAGCCGGAGTGGTCAAATTCGGCATCAGCGAATCAGACGGGGAGGACCATCATGATTGAGCACAAACCACGTATTGCCGTATATCCGGGAACCTTTGATCCCGTGACGATGGGGCACCAGGATATTATTCAAAGAGCAGCCAGACAGTTTGATCTATTGATTGTCGCGGTTCTTAACAATATTAGTAAAAATCCGCTGTTTTCACTTGAGGAACGAATGGAGCTGCTGCGAACGGTAACTCGCGATATCCCGAACGTTGAAGTGGACAGCTTCCGTGATCTGACAGCTAATTATGTACGTCAAAAAGGGGCCCAGGTTATTGTCAGAGGAATCCGGTCGGTGACTGATTTTGAATATGAGCTGCAATTAGCCTCTACAAATCATAAGCTGAACCCGGATGCGGAAACGATTTTTATGATGACCAATCCGGCTTATTCATATCTGAGTTCCAGTATGGTGAAGGAAATTGCGCATTTTGATGGCAAGGTTGTAGATCTGGTGGCACCGGAGGTGGAAGACGCGCTGCGTGCGAAGGTCAACGCGAATCGCGGCGGCTCCACCATGAAGTCATAAAGGAAAAGGCCAGCAGGGTAACTATAATTGTACCCAGCAGCGCAATGGACAGTACGGTTAGTTGCCAGGGGTACATAGATGTTCCTTCTATTTGTGTTAGTAAGCCGCTGGCTCCGGTCATGACAGGATGCGTGGCGGATTCATTTACGCTTTCCACAAAAGAAGACACAGAACTGCGACTGACGTAAGCGGGAGTTGTATTGCTGACGATGCGGTTAAGCGGGACCCATGTCGCTAAGGTAAGTCCAAAAGCAATGATCCCATGGAGCACTCGTGACAAGGTGAAGGTGATGCCCTTGTCGGAAGGTCTGGTGACGGCGGTAATTTGAAGCCAGCCGCACAGGCCGCCCCAGCCCAACACAGCACTGATCAGGGCTGCTTGTGTACGGAGATCGTAGGGCAGACGGCTGATTTCATAGGAACCCAAATGGATTTCCATCCAGGCAGGCCATATGAAAGAAAGCGATCCTTGGCCTGTGTATATGGACAGCAGTCGAATCAGTACGGAAAAGAAAATAATGAATCCACCTGTCACCATCAGCGTCTGTACAGCATGGGATACGGTTTCGCCCAACAGTTTTCCGAAACTGCGGCCGTCCCGTTCTCTGGCAGAGCGGGTAGCTTCCCATGCGGATCGGATCAGGGAGGGAGAAGTACGGGAAACTGAGGTGCGCCGTAGGGCAGCTGGCGTTTCCCGTTTTTGCAATTCTTTGGACGATACAGGTAGTCTGGCGGTGATCCAGCCTGTCAGCAGCCCGGAAATCCAGTGAACTGCAAGTAACATCACGCCTGCGGTAGCATTGTGCAGTAGCCCTGTCCCGATGACGAGCAGGATGGTAATCGGATTGCAGAAATGAGCGATAGAGGTTAGACGTCGAAGCTGAAACGCAGTCATATCCTCCTGTTGTGCCCATTGGCGCACCGCTTCCGCTGCAGCGGGGAATCCCGCGGTCAGGCCGAGGGCCAACACCCAGCCGCTTCGCCCGGGTAGACGGAACCAGGATCGCATAAACGGCTCCAGCAGGATACCTAGTCCATGTACTAGACCAAAGGCGATGAGCATTTCGGACAGCATCAAAAAAGGCAGCATGGCTGGGAAAATAATACTCCACCATAGCTTAAGGCC
This window contains:
- a CDS encoding nucleoside recognition protein, with the translated sequence MQKEAHSAPYWTTILLGLGAILLVLAVVASPEEVFQASTQGLKLWWSIIFPAMLPFLMLSEMLIAFGLVHGLGILLEPFMRSWFRLPGRSGWVLALGLTAGFPAAAEAVRQWAQQEDMTAFQLRRLTSIAHFCNPITILLVIGTGLLHNATAGVMLLAVHWISGLLTGWITARLPVSSKELQKRETPAALRRTSVSRTSPSLIRSAWEATRSARERDGRSFGKLLGETVSHAVQTLMVTGGFIIFFSVLIRLLSIYTGQGSLSFIWPAWMEIHLGSYEISRLPYDLRTQAALISAVLGWGGLCGWLQITAVTRPSDKGITFTLSRVLHGIIAFGLTLATWVPLNRIVSNTTPAYVSRSSVSSFVESVNESATHPVMTGASGLLTQIEGTSMYPWQLTVLSIALLGTIIVTLLAFSFMTSWWSRRDSR
- the coaD gene encoding pantetheine-phosphate adenylyltransferase; translated protein: MIEHKPRIAVYPGTFDPVTMGHQDIIQRAARQFDLLIVAVLNNISKNPLFSLEERMELLRTVTRDIPNVEVDSFRDLTANYVRQKGAQVIVRGIRSVTDFEYELQLASTNHKLNPDAETIFMMTNPAYSYLSSSMVKEIAHFDGKVVDLVAPEVEDALRAKVNANRGGSTMKS
- a CDS encoding accessory gene regulator ArgB-like protein; translation: MIEAMAFKLANQIKRTVPDHPASVAVLKYALALILNASMIIVLTLFASIFTGRMVEAVTILIAFALLRQISGGIHLKTGMACVLVTSAAFTYISCIALNSWWTNLFTGVALMLVLCFAPSRIEKQSRIPARFYPLLRLLSSILVCTNFVIGSSVVAVAFFVQSLTLIRGRR
- a CDS encoding cyclic lactone autoinducer peptide, whose product is MVRKIVYGIATSLSMFAAFAVSVASYVYVYQGDIPEELLK
- the rsmD gene encoding 16S rRNA (guanine(966)-N(2))-methyltransferase RsmD — protein: MRVVSGSAKGRPLKAVPGTGTRPTTDKVKEALFSMIGPYFDGGVALDLFAGGGGLGIEALSRGMDKAVFIDMESKSIDVIKENLRKTGLEGQAEVFRNDAGRALKVLAKRGALFDAVFLDPPYRLKHGDELMSRMAELNLLRSDAIIVLEYESGHEYPESFGPFEQVRKAVYGETALSIYHFAADALSDVVEHTEAGVVKFGISESDGEDHHD